From Pseudomonas sp. B21-028, one genomic window encodes:
- a CDS encoding cache domain-containing protein — protein sequence MLLKHKIVALGILPLVLAIAVICALVISLNRQLGDQQAQLIEDSILASKRAELKNYVEMAQSLIAPLYNGGLGDERAQQQVLEELRKLSFGINGYFFVYDRQGRSLMHARQSELVGKYLWDMKDPHGLPVIQALIKSAETGEGFQRYAWNKPSSGQVSEKLAYVVMLDRWGWMLGTGIYLEDVERATQQARDEVAHGIHTTMQAIAAIALVAVLLVFAGGMTLNVSEHRLADKKLQRLNQRIVSLQEEERSRVSRELHDGISQLLVSIKFQFELACHVLENGQENGLGILKNATDRLGEAIGEIRSISHDLRSSLLDTLGLPAAIGQLAAEFEQRSGLEVSYRSNEFDCRLENGAPVSLFRIAQEALTNIERHAGAKRVAITLFGSAQSLRLTVVDDGMGFNVPQVERGHAGIGLRNIRERVEHFGGRLELTSTAGRSELDVLLPMDLSATES from the coding sequence ATGCTGCTCAAACACAAAATCGTCGCCCTCGGGATCCTGCCCCTGGTCCTGGCGATAGCCGTCATCTGTGCGCTGGTGATCTCGCTCAACCGCCAGTTGGGCGATCAACAGGCGCAACTGATCGAAGACAGCATCCTGGCCAGCAAGCGCGCCGAGCTGAAAAACTACGTCGAGATGGCGCAGAGCCTGATCGCGCCGCTGTACAACGGCGGCCTTGGGGACGAACGCGCACAGCAACAGGTGCTCGAGGAGCTGCGCAAGCTCAGCTTCGGCATCAACGGCTATTTCTTCGTCTATGACCGCCAGGGCCGCAGCCTGATGCACGCGCGTCAGTCGGAACTGGTGGGCAAATACCTCTGGGACATGAAGGACCCCCACGGCCTGCCTGTCATCCAGGCATTGATCAAAAGTGCCGAGACCGGCGAGGGTTTCCAGCGTTACGCCTGGAACAAGCCGTCCTCCGGCCAGGTGAGCGAAAAGCTGGCCTACGTGGTGATGCTGGATCGGTGGGGCTGGATGCTTGGCACCGGGATCTACCTGGAAGATGTCGAACGCGCCACCCAGCAGGCTCGCGATGAAGTCGCCCATGGCATCCACACCACCATGCAGGCCATTGCCGCCATTGCACTGGTGGCGGTCCTGCTGGTGTTCGCCGGCGGCATGACCCTCAACGTGAGCGAACATCGCCTGGCCGACAAGAAACTGCAGCGGCTGAACCAACGTATTGTCAGTTTGCAGGAGGAAGAACGTTCGCGGGTGTCCCGCGAACTCCACGACGGCATCAGCCAGTTGCTGGTGTCGATCAAATTCCAGTTCGAGCTGGCCTGTCATGTGCTCGAAAACGGTCAGGAAAACGGCCTGGGCATCCTCAAGAACGCAACGGACCGGCTGGGGGAAGCCATCGGTGAAATCCGCAGCATCTCCCACGACTTGCGCTCTTCCCTGCTCGACACCCTGGGCCTGCCCGCCGCCATCGGTCAGCTCGCGGCCGAATTCGAACAGCGCAGCGGGCTCGAGGTGTCCTACAGAAGCAATGAGTTCGATTGCCGGCTGGAAAATGGCGCACCGGTCTCGCTGTTCCGCATCGCCCAGGAAGCCCTGACCAATATCGAACGCCACGCCGGAGCGAAACGTGTCGCCATCACCTTGTTCGGCTCCGCTCAATCCTTGCGCCTGACGGTGGTGGATGACGGAATGGGCTTCAATGTCCCGCAAGTCGAACGTGGCCATGCCGGTATCGGCCTGCGGAACATCCGCGAACGGGTCGAGCATTTCGGCGGGCGACTGGAGCTGACGTCGACAGCGGGGCGAAGCGAGCTGGACGTCCTGCTGCCCATGGACCTGTCGGCCACGGAAAGCTGA
- a CDS encoding methyl-accepting chemotaxis protein, with amino-acid sequence MQTLKALYESIEMHFFDTLTRKLSSLFLLVAVSGLLYWVALSARTDIVVQLRNAQLDTALLGQIEGRLDSLTQALLFGALLTLCMINFMVWYFRHLIVRPVTAMTRALEEIANGEGDLSRDLPLVTHDEIRVLASTCNRFLAKQREIISNVQALTVHIAVESARSLKNISDSSDSATHQARFAKEVMEQSNSAVDRIEEVSRQTQGISNTTAQNLSMARDSYAELLEVTGSIGEIAGGLNEFATLVGALNQRSSSIKSIVGLIQQISAQTNLLALNAAIEAARAGESGRGFAVVADEVRTLAQNVSRATDDISRNIDAMLEEVGSTHEQTTQISHNARETQKVVERASGHFESMIVDFESTNGKLADIAGHIQQFADTNTGINERVTRIHADSQSIDQRMQHSATATRDLSGVAEKVQALLGRFVLGHGKLDAAITRASQCRDTLQVRLEALHREGVNLFDQNYQLVPGTDPKQYMTGYTERFAQVCQEACDALTRSTPGGKVSFIVDTKGYCPVNNSWVSKPPTGDRAVDLPVCRNKRIFNDPIGLRAAGNVQRFLLQTYLRDTGEIMTEIDVPFFFDGRHWGNLRVGFDAAVLLAE; translated from the coding sequence ATGCAGACGTTGAAGGCTTTGTACGAGTCCATCGAAATGCACTTCTTCGATACGCTCACCAGGAAACTCTCAAGCCTTTTCCTGCTGGTCGCCGTCAGCGGGTTGCTGTACTGGGTAGCCCTCAGCGCCCGTACCGACATTGTGGTGCAGTTGCGTAACGCGCAGCTAGACACCGCCCTGCTGGGACAGATCGAGGGTCGGCTCGACAGCCTGACCCAGGCCCTGTTGTTCGGGGCACTCCTGACACTGTGCATGATCAACTTCATGGTCTGGTACTTTCGCCACCTCATCGTGCGCCCCGTCACCGCCATGACCCGGGCACTGGAGGAAATAGCCAACGGCGAAGGCGACCTGTCCAGGGACCTGCCGCTGGTGACCCATGACGAAATCCGCGTGTTGGCCAGCACCTGCAACCGTTTCCTGGCCAAGCAGCGGGAAATCATCAGCAACGTCCAGGCGCTCACCGTGCACATCGCCGTCGAGTCGGCGCGCTCGCTCAAGAACATCAGCGATTCCAGCGACAGTGCCACCCACCAGGCACGTTTCGCCAAGGAAGTGATGGAGCAGAGCAACTCCGCCGTGGACCGTATCGAAGAAGTCTCGCGCCAGACCCAGGGCATCTCCAACACCACCGCCCAGAACCTGAGCATGGCCCGCGATTCCTATGCCGAACTGCTGGAGGTGACCGGCAGCATCGGCGAAATTGCCGGCGGCCTCAATGAGTTCGCGACGCTGGTGGGCGCCCTGAACCAGCGTTCATCGAGCATCAAGTCCATCGTCGGCCTGATCCAGCAGATCTCTGCCCAGACCAACCTCCTGGCCCTCAACGCCGCCATCGAAGCCGCCCGTGCCGGCGAGAGCGGCCGGGGCTTCGCCGTGGTGGCCGATGAAGTGCGGACCCTGGCGCAGAACGTCAGCCGGGCCACGGACGACATCTCGCGCAACATTGACGCCATGCTCGAGGAGGTCGGCTCCACCCACGAACAGACCACCCAGATCAGCCACAACGCCCGGGAAACCCAGAAAGTCGTGGAGCGTGCCTCCGGCCACTTCGAGAGCATGATCGTCGACTTCGAATCCACCAACGGCAAGTTGGCCGACATCGCCGGGCACATCCAGCAGTTCGCCGATACCAACACCGGCATCAACGAACGGGTCACCCGGATCCACGCCGACAGCCAGTCGATCGATCAGCGCATGCAGCATTCGGCGACCGCTACCCGTGACCTGTCCGGTGTCGCTGAAAAGGTACAGGCGCTACTGGGCCGGTTCGTGCTCGGCCACGGCAAGCTGGATGCGGCCATCACCCGCGCCAGTCAGTGCCGCGACACTCTCCAGGTACGCCTGGAGGCACTGCACCGCGAGGGCGTCAACCTGTTCGACCAGAATTACCAGTTGGTACCCGGCACCGATCCCAAGCAGTACATGACCGGCTACACCGAACGCTTTGCCCAGGTCTGCCAGGAAGCCTGCGACGCCCTCACCCGCAGCACACCAGGCGGCAAGGTCTCGTTCATCGTCGACACCAAGGGCTATTGCCCGGTGAACAACAGCTGGGTGTCGAAACCACCCACCGGTGACCGCGCCGTCGACCTCCCGGTGTGCCGCAACAAACGCATCTTCAACGACCCCATCGGCCTGCGCGCGGCGGGCAACGTCCAGCGCTTCCTGCTCCAGACCTACCTGCGCGATACCGGGGAAATCATGACCGAGATCGACGTCCCGTTCTTCTTCGACGGCCGCCATTGGGGCAATCTGCGGGTGGGGTTCGATGCGGCGGTGTTGTTGGCGGAGTGA
- a CDS encoding response regulator transcription factor, with amino-acid sequence MTLPPAIRVALVDDHSLVRDGIRALLSVMPQLDVVGEAENGAQAIEMVGRCQPDLLLMDIGLKDMNGLELTRRLGKQYPSLKILVLSMYDNHEYVSESVRSGASGYVLKNAPSREIIAAIEAIIGGGTFYSAEIAQRLAAAPSTDDELTPRERQVLLKMVQGLNNKEMARELDISVRTVETHRLSIRRKLNIDKPAALAKYAIDHGIIAR; translated from the coding sequence ATGACCCTGCCCCCTGCGATCCGCGTCGCGCTGGTTGACGATCACTCCCTGGTCCGCGACGGCATCCGGGCCTTGCTGTCCGTCATGCCCCAACTGGACGTGGTGGGCGAAGCCGAGAACGGCGCGCAGGCGATCGAGATGGTCGGGCGCTGCCAGCCGGACCTGCTGCTGATGGACATCGGCCTCAAGGACATGAACGGCCTCGAATTGACCCGGCGGCTGGGCAAGCAGTACCCCAGCCTCAAGATCCTGGTCCTGAGCATGTACGACAATCATGAATACGTAAGCGAGTCGGTGCGTTCCGGCGCCAGCGGCTACGTTCTCAAGAATGCACCTTCGCGGGAGATCATCGCCGCCATCGAGGCCATTATCGGCGGCGGCACCTTCTACAGCGCAGAGATCGCCCAGCGGCTCGCCGCCGCCCCCAGTACCGATGACGAGCTGACACCCCGTGAGCGCCAGGTGCTGCTCAAAATGGTCCAGGGGTTGAACAACAAGGAGATGGCCCGCGAGCTGGACATCAGCGTGCGCACCGTCGAGACCCACCGCCTGAGCATCCGCCGCAAGCTCAATATCGACAAACCGGCGGCCCTGGCGAAGTACGCGATCGACCATGGGATCATTGCCCGCTAA
- a CDS encoding YbdD/YjiX family protein, protein MFNDLSRLGKYLGQAARLMVGMPDYDNYVEHMQTKHPDKPLMDYEAFFRERQEARYGGKGGPKCC, encoded by the coding sequence ATGTTCAATGACTTGAGTCGCCTCGGTAAATACCTCGGTCAGGCCGCCCGCCTGATGGTCGGCATGCCCGACTACGACAACTACGTCGAGCACATGCAGACCAAGCACCCGGACAAACCGCTGATGGACTACGAGGCGTTCTTCCGCGAACGCCAGGAGGCCCGTTACGGTGGCAAGGGTGGGCCGAAGTGCTGTTGA
- a CDS encoding carbon starvation CstA family protein codes for MTTRLVKHLAWFAVAVLGACALSVVALRRGEPINALWIVVAAVAIYLVAYRYYSLFIANNVMQLDARRATPAVLNNDGLDFVPTNKHILFGHHFAAIAGAGPLVGPVLAAQMGYLPGTLWLIAGVVLAGAVQDFMILFLSTRRNGRSLGDMVREEMGRIPGTIALFGCFLIMIIILAVLALIVVKALAESPWGIFTVMATIPIAMFMGIYMRYIRPGRIGEISLIGVLLLLGSIWLGGQIAADPVWAKAFSFTGIQITWMLIGYGFVAAVLPVWLILAPRDYLSTFLKIGTIVALAIGILVTMPELKMPALTQFTNGLGPVWKGGLFPFLFITIACGAVSGFHALISSGTTPKLLDNETNARYIGYGGMLMESFVAIMAMVAASVIEPGVYFAMNSPAAVVGGDVVAVAQTISGWGFAITPDALQAVARDIGETTVLARAGGAPTLAVGIAQILHSVLPGENTMAFWYHFAILFEALFILTAVDAGTRAGRFMLQDLLGSFVPSLKRTDSWTANLIATAGCVALWGYLLYQGVIDPLGGINTLWPLFGISNQMLAGIALMLATVVLIKMKRQRYIWVTLLPAAWLLICTTTAGLIKLFDANPAIGFLALARKYNDALAAGQVLAPAKSIEQMQHVVFNAYTNATLTALFLFVVLSILFYALKVGVAAWGTKERTDKEAPFQALPDA; via the coding sequence ATGACAACCCGTCTGGTTAAACACCTCGCCTGGTTTGCCGTGGCTGTTCTGGGAGCCTGTGCGTTGAGTGTCGTGGCCTTGCGCCGCGGCGAACCCATCAACGCCCTCTGGATCGTCGTCGCAGCCGTGGCCATCTACCTGGTCGCCTACCGCTACTACAGCCTCTTCATCGCCAACAACGTGATGCAACTCGATGCGCGCCGGGCCACCCCTGCCGTGCTCAACAACGATGGCCTGGACTTCGTCCCGACCAACAAACACATCCTCTTCGGTCACCACTTCGCCGCCATTGCCGGCGCGGGGCCGCTGGTCGGGCCGGTGCTGGCGGCGCAGATGGGCTACTTGCCCGGCACGCTCTGGCTGATCGCCGGCGTGGTGCTGGCCGGGGCCGTGCAGGACTTCATGATCCTGTTCCTGTCCACCCGTCGCAACGGTCGCTCCCTGGGCGACATGGTCCGCGAGGAAATGGGCCGCATTCCCGGCACCATCGCGCTGTTCGGCTGCTTCCTGATCATGATCATCATCCTCGCGGTGCTGGCGCTGATCGTGGTCAAGGCCCTGGCCGAGAGCCCGTGGGGGATCTTCACGGTGATGGCGACCATCCCGATCGCGATGTTCATGGGCATCTACATGCGCTACATCCGCCCGGGCCGCATCGGTGAAATCTCGCTCATCGGCGTGCTGTTGCTGCTGGGTTCGATCTGGCTGGGCGGGCAGATCGCCGCCGACCCGGTCTGGGCCAAGGCCTTCAGCTTCACCGGGATCCAGATCACCTGGATGCTGATCGGCTACGGTTTCGTCGCGGCGGTGCTGCCGGTGTGGCTGATCCTGGCCCCGCGGGACTACCTGTCGACCTTCCTCAAGATCGGCACCATCGTCGCCCTGGCGATCGGCATCCTGGTCACCATGCCCGAGCTGAAAATGCCGGCGCTGACCCAGTTCACCAACGGCCTGGGCCCGGTGTGGAAGGGCGGGCTGTTCCCGTTCCTGTTCATCACCATCGCCTGCGGCGCGGTCTCGGGCTTCCATGCGCTGATCTCCTCGGGCACCACGCCCAAGCTGCTGGACAACGAAACCAACGCCCGCTACATCGGCTACGGCGGCATGCTGATGGAGTCCTTCGTGGCGATCATGGCGATGGTCGCCGCGTCGGTGATCGAGCCGGGCGTGTACTTCGCCATGAACAGCCCGGCGGCGGTGGTCGGCGGTGATGTCGTGGCCGTGGCTCAGACCATCAGCGGCTGGGGCTTTGCCATCACCCCTGATGCCTTGCAGGCGGTGGCCCGGGACATCGGTGAAACCACCGTCCTGGCCCGTGCCGGCGGCGCGCCGACCCTGGCGGTCGGTATCGCGCAGATCCTGCATTCGGTGCTGCCGGGTGAGAACACCATGGCGTTCTGGTACCACTTCGCGATCCTGTTCGAAGCGCTGTTCATCCTCACCGCGGTGGACGCCGGCACCCGTGCCGGGCGGTTCATGCTGCAGGACCTGCTGGGTTCGTTCGTACCGTCGCTCAAGCGCACCGATTCCTGGACCGCCAACCTGATCGCCACCGCCGGTTGCGTGGCGCTGTGGGGTTATCTGCTGTACCAGGGCGTGATCGATCCGCTGGGCGGCATCAACACCTTGTGGCCGCTGTTCGGCATCTCCAACCAGATGCTGGCCGGTATCGCCCTGATGCTCGCCACCGTGGTGCTGATCAAGATGAAGCGCCAGCGCTACATCTGGGTCACGCTGCTGCCGGCGGCCTGGCTGCTGATTTGCACCACCACGGCGGGCCTGATCAAGCTGTTCGACGCGAATCCTGCGATCGGCTTCCTGGCCCTGGCGCGCAAATACAACGATGCCCTGGCAGCCGGCCAGGTCCTGGCCCCGGCCAAGAGCATCGAGCAGATGCAGCACGTGGTGTTCAATGCCTACACCAACGCCACGCTGACGGCACTGTTCCTGTTCGTGGTGCTCAGCATCCTGTTCTACGCGCTCAAGGTCGGCGTTGCCGCCTGGGGCACGAAAGAGCGCACGGATAAGGAAGCACCTTTCCAGGCCCTGCCGGACGCCTGA
- a CDS encoding IS110 family transposase, whose amino-acid sequence MNKVAVVAIDLGKLTFHVHEQDDQGHPLLRKKFKRVELLQHLANLEPCIVVMEACGGAHFMAQEVAKFGHSPKLIAPHLVRPYVKSNKNDFADAEAICEAASRPTMRFVPVKNQAQQALAMLNSVRDSFIKDRTATVNRIHAAFLEVGVSLTPGYKSLKDIPALLEASSFHGLIRKLLADLYEHYLYLNLRIKALDKEVDCQAAGDDLASRLMTMPCVGPITSSVLAAEVGDGKQFKCGRDFSASIGLVPKQHSTGGRTVLLGISKRGDRNQRRLFVQCAQTYVNRLDRQEGKLADWVRKLLASHRHRNLVVCALANKLARIAWSIAANHTVFDAGPSAMNA is encoded by the coding sequence ATGAACAAAGTAGCCGTTGTCGCCATCGACCTTGGAAAGCTCACCTTTCACGTACATGAGCAAGATGATCAGGGGCATCCACTTCTGCGCAAAAAGTTTAAGCGAGTGGAGCTCCTCCAGCATCTAGCAAATCTCGAACCGTGCATCGTCGTGATGGAAGCCTGTGGTGGGGCCCATTTCATGGCGCAAGAAGTCGCCAAGTTTGGGCATTCTCCCAAACTGATAGCGCCTCATCTCGTACGTCCTTATGTGAAAAGCAACAAAAACGATTTCGCCGATGCCGAGGCAATCTGCGAGGCCGCCAGTCGTCCCACGATGCGCTTTGTACCGGTTAAAAACCAAGCTCAGCAGGCTTTGGCGATGCTCAACTCGGTGCGCGACTCGTTCATTAAGGATCGCACGGCGACCGTCAATCGGATCCATGCAGCGTTTCTGGAAGTCGGCGTCAGCCTGACTCCAGGCTACAAATCGCTCAAGGACATACCAGCCCTGTTGGAGGCAAGTTCATTTCATGGGCTCATCCGCAAACTCCTGGCGGACTTGTACGAGCATTACCTCTACCTCAATCTGCGTATCAAGGCGTTAGACAAGGAGGTCGACTGCCAGGCCGCTGGAGATGATCTGGCCTCCCGCCTGATGACAATGCCGTGCGTGGGTCCGATCACCTCCAGCGTCCTGGCTGCCGAAGTGGGCGACGGTAAGCAGTTCAAATGTGGTCGAGACTTCTCAGCGTCAATTGGACTGGTCCCCAAACAACACTCAACGGGCGGACGGACGGTACTTTTGGGCATCAGCAAGCGTGGCGATCGAAATCAAAGGCGCCTGTTCGTCCAGTGTGCCCAGACGTATGTGAACAGGCTGGATCGACAGGAAGGGAAGCTGGCCGATTGGGTTCGCAAGCTCCTGGCCAGCCACCGTCACCGCAACCTTGTGGTCTGCGCACTGGCCAACAAGTTAGCCAGGATCGCTTGGTCAATTGCGGCAAACCATACGGTATTCGATGCAGGGCCAAGCGCGATGAACGCCTGA